The following coding sequences are from one Candoia aspera isolate rCanAsp1 chromosome 13, rCanAsp1.hap2, whole genome shotgun sequence window:
- the MEX3B gene encoding RNA-binding protein MEX3B: protein MPSSLFADMERNGSGGGGGGETLDDQRALQIALDQLSLLGLDSDETGSLYENEPRKKSVNMTECVPVPSSEHVAEIVGRQGCKIKALRAKTNTYIKTPVRGEEPLFVVTGRKEDVAMARREIISAAEHFSMIRASRNKNTVLNGTVPSPPNLPGQTTIQVRVPYRVVGLVVGPKGATIKRIQQQTHTYIVTPSRDKEPVFEVTGMPENVDRAREEIEAHIAMRTGGLIELNDDNDFHANGTDVGFELGGGGAGSLWSKPTPPPPPPPPPPPPSSSSSSSSSSSSSSSSSSITPTPGRKPFCSYRNDSSSSLGSASTDSYFGGGGGGGGSARLADYSPPSPALGFPHNGTPSNGYAVYGGPGEGLASPDCCAAELPPFDSPPGFDLAPAPPAGAPLMWSQFERSLASPGAAFPGAAATPNANLALFVSGGQRRGAPPGPPPTRLSPPLHAGAGGVALAAEQHPLARRVRSDPGGRLLAAAVAAAAAAAATCSSSSSSSSSCSYPLYANGLGCPLPGLPSDSSASSSSSSSSSSSSCSSSGMRRKGSRDCSVCFESEVIAALVPCGHNLFCMECANRICEKTEPQCPVCHSAVTQAIRIFS, encoded by the exons ATGCCCAGTTCGTTGTTTGCGGACATGGAGCGGAATGGGAGCGGAGGCGGCGGAGGGGGAGAGACCCTGGATGACCAAAGAGCCCTTCAGATCGCCTTGGACCAACTCTCCCTCCTGGGCTTGGACAGCGACGAGACGGGCTCCCTTTACGAGAACGAGCCGCGCAAAAAGAGCGTGAACATGACCGAATGCGTGCCCGTGCCCAGCTCGGAACATGTCGCCGAGATCGTGGGCAGGCAAG GTTGCAAAATCAAAGCGCTGAGAGCAAAAACCAACACCTATATTAAGACTCCGGTGCGGGGGGAGGAACCGCTCTTCGTGGTCACGGGCAGGAAGGAAGATGTGGCGATGGCTCGGCGGGAGATCATTTCGGCGGCGGAACACTTCTCCATGATCCGCGCCTCCCGGAACAAAAACACCGTTTTGAACGGCACGGTGCCCAGCCCGCCCAACTTGCCTGGCCAGACCACGATCCAAGTGCGGGTGCCTTACCGGGTGGTCGGCCTGGTCGTGGGGCCCAAAGGAGCCACGATCAAGCGCATCCAGCAGCAGACGCACACCTACATCGTCACGCCCAGCCGCGACAAGGAGCCGGTGTTCGAGGTAACGGGCATGCCGGAGAACGTGGACCGCGCCCGGGAGGAGATCGAGGCGCACATCGCTATGCGCACCGGCGGCCTCATCGAGCTGAACGACGACAACGACTTCCACGCCAACGGCACCGACGTGGGCTTTGAGCTGGGCGGAGGGGGCGCGGGCAGCCTCTGGAGCAAGCCCACGCCGCCGCCCCCTCCGCCGCCCCCTCCGCCGCcgccctcctcctcttcctcctcctcctcctcctcctcgtcgtcGTCTTCCTCCTCCAGCATCACCCCGACGCCCGGCCGCAAGCCCTTCTGCAGCTACCGGAACGACAGCTCCAGCTCGCTGGGCAGCGCTTCCACCGACTCCTACTTcggaggtggcggcggcggcggcggcagcgcccGTTTGGCCGATTACAGCCCGCCCAGCCCGGCCTTGGGCTTCCCCCACAACGGCACCCCCAGCAACGGCTACGCCGTCTACGGGGGCCCGGGGGAAGGCCTGGCCTCGCCCGACTGCTGCGCCGCCGAGCTGCCCCCCTTCGACTCCCCGCCGGGCTTCGACCTGGCTCCGGCGCCCCCGGCGGGCGCGCCCCTGATGTGGTCGCAGTTCGAGCGCAGCCTGGCCTCGCCCGGCGCCGCCTTCCCCGGGGCCGCGGCGACCCCCAACGCCAACCTGGCCTTGTTTGTGAGTGGCGGGCAGAGGCGGGGCGCTCCGCCCGGCCCTCCCCCGACGCGCCTTTCCCCGCCCCTGCACGCCGGGGCGGGAGGCGTGGCGCTGGCAGCCGAGCAGCACCCCTTGGCGCGCCGGGTGCGCAGCGACCCGGGCGGCCGCCTCCTCGCCGCCGCcgtggccgccgccgccgccgccgccgccacctgcTCCTCGTCCTCCTCGTCGTCGTCGTCCTGCTCCTACCCGCTCTATGCCAACGGGCTGGGCTGCCCCTTGCCCGGCCTGCCCTCCGACTCCTCGGCCTCTTCCTCGTCGTCCAGTTCTTCCTCCAGCTCGTCCTGTTCCTCGTCCGGGATGAGGCGGAAAGGCAGCCGCGACTGCTCGGTCTGTTTCGAGAGCGAGGTGATCGCCGCCCTGGTGCCCTGCGGCCACAACCTCTTTTGCATGGAATGTGCCAACCGCATCTGCGAGAAGACCGAGCCGCAGTGCCCCGTCTGCCACAGCGCAGTCACTCAGGCCATACGGATCTTTTCCTGA